The genomic region gccgtccgcggtccccttctccacgtgggctcggcgagcggcatccctccagcctcggatgccgcccgcgtcttcctccacgccccccagcggcagcatgcatgacgctgcacgctggaagactgcccaagatatgtcacgccggggtcagtcacctgacccggcattaaaggcacagtgcctcaatcacagtgggaggtttagatatctcccacgtgtgattgttaattctgattggaaattatccaatcagaattaacctgatggtttaaatacttacttttcctgttcctccctgccctgttgtggtctttgctttacgtattgatactgaacgtgtgatttctggttacgtactctctggcttgttatactgactttgtgactttctcctaccctttgacctcggcttgtttctcgttattctgttttctggttccccttactcggcttatctcctgactattctgtgtgtgcttagcccggccactctaaggtccggtactgcacactttctgtgtatgtgtctgtgtgtgtgttagcgtgttgcgttccccgaatcgtgacattacaacagggccataatggaacctgctgacataccacaactcctagttaatcaggaggctagaatggatggcttggaccaccgtatggatcagtttgctcaagccttacagaccatactggctcgtactgcacacttgcagcctgccgttcaggaggctgctgctgctgtgtccgaacccattgccactccagtacccgttcctgctcatgtagtccatatgacaccgccacagcgctatagtggtgacccagctttgtgtcgtggtttcctcaatcaaattgacatccatttggtaatgaatccacgttcctatcccactgacagaactaaaattgcctttttgataaaccccttgtctgggagagctttagcatgggccaaccccatgtgggagaatatgtctcctatgtccttcgcagattttctgacagctttcaaacgcacgtttgatcaacccggtagggttgcttctgctggcaaagctctgcttagggtccgacaggttaacagatctgtagcagattacactatcgaattccgcactctagcagctgaggtggtttggaataatgatgccctcgttacagcctttcaggagggtttggccgcttacatcctggacgaaatagcgtccagggaattgcctgtccttctggacgatcttatagattatatcatccgtattgataatcgtattagagagagacgtagtcagaggcgtatgtatacacagatgttacctgctttacccagtactgtgTTACTGGCATTatccccttctagccaacctccccctgaaaccttgcaattgggtgttactgggttaactgaggtagaaaaatcataccgaagaagggaagggttatgcctttactgtgggaaagggggacatcttctaagaacctgccctgaattgcggggaaaactgcagcacccaaggcctatagaggggtcggcctcgggtgttatgtcgtttacccctcacgtccccatcactagaccgtttattacggtcaccctttttgttggaaatactaccgtgattaccaaagccttgatagattcaggggctgctgacaatcttatggatgagtgCTTTGCTAAAACCACAtcgttgactctgatccaaaaggtcactcccttggctgtggaggccatagacggtagaccactggagaaacctctggtgacccatgagaccaaagaactggttatgtcagtgggtgccttgcacaaggaaagattgtcctttcaaataatcaactcccctacagcctctatcgttttgggcttcccctggttggttaaacacaatccgatgattgattggggttgtttggagattctctcctgggggaaatcttgtcaaagggaatgtatgactcgtgtttgtcctgttggcttgcttaatgtacccacagccaaaccactttctgtttatgttcctcctgtgtatgcagacctagctaaggtgtttgaaaaaagggaggcagataaactacccccgcaccgtgaatatgattgtgccataaacctcttacctggtactatgccgcctaggggtaaggtataccctctttctgaaaaagagaaccaggtaatggaggagtacatacaggaagccttaagtaaaggttttatcagaaggtcctcctctcctgctggggctggtttctttttcgttgccaaaaaggagggtgacctacggccttgtatagactacaggggcctgaacaatataacgattaaaaacgcctaccctattcccctcatcacggagttgtttgaccgggtcaaaggttctaaatacttcactaaattagacctcaggggggcttataaccttgttcgtataaaggagaatgatgagtggaaaacagcattcaatacacgtagcggacattatgagtatctagtcatgccttttggactgtgtaatgctcccgctgtgtttcaggacctcataaacgatgtcctcagggatctattgcatgtctgtgccgtggtgtaccttgacgacatccttgtatattcccctgatttacagacacatcataatcatgttaggatggtgcttaaaaggttattacagaacggactttattgtaaattagaaaaatgtttgttcggtcagacctcggtgcaatttctaggatatataatagccgaacagggtttcagtatggatcctgctaaattagaagccatactatcctggccgcttccccaaggtcttaaggctatccagcgttttataggatttgccaactattacaggaaatttataagaaacttttcaccacttatctcccctataacgaagctgactaagaaaggtctacaccctagggtttggacttctgaagcccttaaggccttcgacactctcaagaaggcatttgcctctgctccagtactacgccaccctgatccttctcttccctttgttatggaagtggacgcttctgaatcaggtgtgggagcagtactgtcacagaggtcatcgtatgacgaacccctccatccctgttgctacttttcaaaaaggttatctgatccggaaaagaattacgatgttgggaacagggaactattagctattgtgttagcttttaaggaatggaggtacttattagagggttctagacacaaagttatggttataacagatcataagaacctctcctatatagctgatgctagaaggttgtccgcccggcaggctagatggtctctatttctttcacgcttccaatacgttattacatatagacctggttgccgtaatgccaaagctgacgctatctctcgacagtatgaacctctagaatctgttaacccgacccctgaacctattgtacctgcgtctcagataataactgctacccgtttggttctttcgtctcttgttcttgataatattaagacataccaaactcaagcaccccctgagacgcctgttggcagactatacgttaaagtgaatgacagaaagaagttgttaactttatttcacacagccaaaactgctggtcatccgggggttaccaagacttataagggcctccttcaacagttctggtggccttcactcaagcgagacgtagtggattttgtgcaggcttgtcgggtctgtacgcagtgtaagtcccctaatgtgagaccccagggtctcctgatgcctctatcggtACCCaaaaaaccatggacccacttatccatggattttatagtagaccttcctccttccgatggtcagacagtgatattaactgtgacggataggttctctaaaatggcgcactttgttCCGCTtaggaaactgccttctgcgattcaacttgctcaggtgtttgccaaggaagtgttccgcttgcatggggtacctcaagatatagtatctgacaggggtcctcaatttgtctctcggttttggagggttttttgtgctgagatgggggtctccttgtcgtttacttcctcctatcacccgcaatctaatggtgcagccgaacgtgctaatcagtgtgtggaattgtatttgcgctgcttcactaatgcgcaccaggatgactggtctcgcctccttccgtgggctgaatttgccaggaatacggtgtctcattcgtctactggcttaagtccttttgaggttgcttatgggtttcggcctaccgtccttcccggtgcgttctccgacaagggaatgcccgctttggaccagcacctcgcatctttgcggaagatgtgggatcaggtccatgttgcactgtcccgttcagcggcagctcagaagaagtttgcttatcgccataggggtgcggccccttcctatgttccgggtgatagggtatggttgtcctccaggaacctccgcctcagggttccctcgatgaagttcgctcccaggttccttggtccctacaaggtgttacgtagggttaaccccgtttcctactccctggacttgccctcttccatgcgcattccgaacacgtttcacgtttcgcttttgaagcccttgctttgcaaccggttctctcgtcccctcgggcggcctgtttcccctcgcgctgtccccagtgatgtgtacgaagtggctgcccttctcgactctcgtgtttctaggggtcggctgcaatatctggtggattggaaggggtacggccctgaggagcgatcttgggtttcgtgctctgatctgcacgctccctctttggtccgctcctttcatgccaggtttcctttgaagccttctgcttcccgccctctgggctgtcttcgaggggggggaatgtcaggatcccgcgggcggctgcaaggggaggctgcagtccgctcgcggcactcaccctccagccgtccgcggtccccttctccacgtgggctcggcgagcggcatccctccagcctcggatgccgcccgcgtcttcctccacgccccccagcggcagcatgcatgacgctgcacgctggaagactgcccaagatatgtcacgccggggtcagtcacctgacccggcattaaaggcacagtgcctcaatcacagtgggaggtttagatatctcccacgtgtgattgttaattctgattggaaattatccaatcagaattaacctgatggtttaaatacttacctttcctgttcctccctgccctgttgtggtctttgctttacgtattgatactgaacgtgtgatttctggttacgtactctctggcttgttatactgactttgtgactttctcctaccctttgacctcggcttgtttctcgttattctgttttctggttccccttactcggcttatctcctgactattctgtgtgtgcttagcccggccactctaaggtgtctgtgtgtgtgttagcgtgttgggttccccgaatcttGACAATACAGTATTTAaatacattctctctctctctctctctctctctctctatatatatatatatatatatatatatatatatatatatatatatatatatatatatatgaaataagggGGTACAATATATATTGTACTCTAttatatcaatgcaatgttttgtggactcaGGAAATACTTGGTAACTAGAgaaaatgtatctttcctggtaaattttttataaataaattaattataaaaaaaaagtataacattTTATAATAATCTTCAACTGCCATATACCCTTCTCTAGACAGAGCATCTATATAAGCAGCCTAACTTAATTAACTTACTGGTCCATCAACGCTGTAACTCAAATAGTTGAGTTGGCCTGATTTCTCCTGTAGATACAGTTGCACCCAGTTGTGGAATCCAGATATCTTCCCGTTATGGATCTCACCTGTTTAAAGACAACATCTATTTATTGCACCTCAGCTCAGTGCATTTCTGATAAAAGGACATTTAAAATGCTTATGGTTTCAAAATTTACATAATCAAAAATGTTTATGATACACTGCTGTGGCAGGAATACACTGAGCTTTAAACATCATATATATGATGAAACTATAGAAAAACTCAACATTCTGAGAGAGAAGGTCCTATAACCATCCTTGTGCTTCTCTCCCTGTTTCCAACTCTATTTCATTCTACAGGTTTATATTAAGCCAATCCCTGCAATATGTGGGCCTAGGCTTTATGGACTgtgctgtatatatgtgtctcttgTACTAGGAGTAGTGGCATCCTTCACAGTCCAATGTTTGTATGCAACCTCCCCATTATGGAGTTATTTTCCAGAGTCCTGGCACTGATGGAGATAAAGCCCTAACAAAGATCTGTACTTCTGCAAGCATAGGTCTTGGTTCCATCACCAGGCATGAGTTCTTCAACACATCGCCTCCCTCATCTCCACAATCAGTTTGATCTACTTGATACCAGGCTTATATGAATTAGTCTCAGAAATCAGTTAAACTATCTGAGATATTATCACAACTTGCAGACTGATCTCTGAGCATGCTGACCCTGTCTATATCACTAGTATAGATATAGCAGTTGTATCTCCTTACCATGAAAAGCGTGTTCAAAACCAGAAGAATCCAATGGGCCCTTGGTACGGGTGTAAAGACCAAACCACATCTCCTTTAGGTCAGACTTAAAGCTAGCTTCTGATGTATAGTAACCTGTTCATGGAAAGGTATACAACACACAAAACATTCAATAGGCAGTATTAATTATGTTCTCAGTGAATTAAACCCACTTTTAATGCAAACCAACATGTCTACACAAACAACTAATACTAACTGTAttagtaacacacacacattgtgacTCAAGCACACTCTGAAAGGTACACACATTAATCCCTATTCACTGAAAGCATGTGAAAACACATCTGTGGTGGAACCACAGCTTGTTCGGGTGCTTTCTATTTATACTGTGTGTTTTTCCCCTTGTCCTTCTTCTATTGTACCTGCTCCTCGTTCGGGAGCGCCTCTACGAAAGGAACTCCTTTAACTCCCGAGTGAGGACCACCCCGATATCCCATTTAAAATGCTAGTAGAATGTTCAAGTAGAATGTTCTCACATTATGTTCTCGCGTAGTTGCAAAACCACAAGGGAAGCAATTAATGAGTGCCCCCTGGGAGGCCACCatttcgtatagatgaacgccagCCTGGGGGGGGGCATTAGTGGATTGCTTCCTGTCTCGTTCGTCTCCCGAATGAGCACCACCCCAGTGCCCATTAGAACACTCCCACCAATTAATTGGGCCGCTatttcgtatagacgaacgccaaccagagggagcattcataccccgaaaggagacacttcccttgGAGGTTTCAGCACAGGAATCTCGTGGAggaagcaatagctgcccagttactagtagttttaaatgacgctAGTAGTTTTAAATGCCGCAAGTAGATGCATGCatgaggatttaacctcccttttatcaatatgggggtcaaagtgacccccataggttaaTGCAGGGGGGGGTTGAATAGTTaatgttacaaggagggagctggtagcgctgctggctccctccttgttttttttttttgtgcgtgtCCAGTGCTGTTTTCATCCAAATGgatgaaaacaaataattttgtcCGAATGGTTCACGGACGAAATTCGGGTTTCATGAATGAAATTTCTATTTAGTACAAAATCATTTGTACGAAACGAAAATTTCATTGGTGCACAATTCTAttatgtacaatggcatgagcacttctctctttctactgctaatacctctctctataactaagcatttcctgctgctctattacattgtctgcccacgcatctgaaataattacccctaaatccctttcctcaggtgTTGAGGTTAGCACTGTATCaagtattctatactctgcccatgggtttttacacccaagatgcattattttgcacttagccacattaaatgtcagttgaccATTTgctttatccctcctggaacatcaaccctgttgcatatGAGGTATTCAGATACTTGGGAAAAAACAATATAGTAAGTGAATAATAAAATGCTGCTCAAGCTTAAGCAGGGCCGGGCTAGAAAAATTATTCAGCCCAGGCATTTTTTTAATCACAGTGGCCCAGTGAGAAGGGTGTCAGGGCCAGATTGGGGGTGTTTTGTCATAACCTATAAGCACGCCCCTCTTAAAGTTAGTATAtcagttcaatgctcttccagcgCAGCCCATGTGCAGAACACCACTGAAGAGCTTTCGTATGAGAaaaagtgcagtgtatgtgtgtgtgtgtgttgcaacgtgtgtgtgaggggtgcagtgtgaaagGTGTTCCACATGTTCTGTTAATGCAATTTATGGATTTTGGTTTACCTTTGGAGATTAAGAAAGAGGTTAGCTTGGACATGAGAGTGGTTTTGAAGACCTCATCTAAGAACGCTGTTTGTTCCTGCACTTCTGCTGTGGGCACTGACTCTGCAGTTCCTGTTATCGTTATATAATTGTCAAGCAAAGCTTTGAATCTGGCAAAGGTTGGGCGGGCAAACAGTTTGGCTTCATTCACATAGCTAAAAAGCCTAAAAAGAATAtatgtttaattaaaaattaacatCAAAACTCACATCAGATGTATGTTCAGCCTAGAACTATACAATTGGTTCTATGAAAATTCAAAATCTAGGGAGAGTTCAAAACACTTAAATGGACACTTAAATGGACATATTATTTAAGGGGTTGTAGTTGCTGGAGTCCCCTGATGCTattcttccattcagtgttaaaccatttttaatgttcaAATTCTAAACAAAGAGTCTTGAGCAGCCAATACACTCTGTGCTGGCTGGACTAAATGGGAAGCATTAGTCTGATCAGCAATGGACAGTTTTAGTTGATTGCTTTCAGCCTACCACAGCTCCCATTACTTGTATGAATTGGTGTGGCTAGAAGGCctttgcttgaaaatggtttaacactaaattaAGGTGCTGGAGGACCCCAGGCACAATAAACAATTCAATAAGATGAAATTGCATTTGGAATGTTACATATCCAAGTCAGTGAACACTGATAATGTTATAAATTCATTTGTCAAATAGCAAGCAGATGTCAGAGTACTTACCTGTTCCTAAACTGTCAGAAATTTTTCTAACATGGTTCGATTGCAATGGAGACAGCAAAGCTTACAACTACCAAAAGTGGAATTTCTCCATATATAGGCATTGATGAGGCGGCTGTTGCCATGTCATTGTTTTATTTAGCTCGAAAGTACCGTGTGTTTTTTTTCGGGTGACCTTGGCTAGAGTTTTGACTTTGCTGTTCCCTATATTCCTTACCAAGCTGAGTTATTGGTTCTGCTAACTTGCATGCAAGTACCTTTCTCTCCAGATGACTCCTCTCTTCCTGTTGGGAGGtctaattaaagggatactataggcatcaaaccaactttagcttaacgaagtatagatcatgaccctgcagtctcattgctcaattatctaccacttaggagttaaatcacttttgtttctaccTATACAGcacttgtcacacctcccctggctgtaaaacacataacctgcatgaaaaatattttttttaacttttcattAGATGTTTACATATTTTaggagtttttatctcctgctctgtaaattggacttcaatcacacacaggaggctcccgcAGTGTCTCAaatgctattaacagtgcaggagataagtaaGTCTAACTTAAACAGACTGtaaacaaagtgtaaacatctctttacaggaagtgtataaGAAGgatttgcaagtcacatgcagggaggtgtgacatgtgctgcataaacaaagtcatttaactcttaaatgttaCCAAATTCAATGCCTATCCAGTACCCTTGAAAACCAAACTACTAATTGTTTAAATGGATTTTCACAAAGTAAGACTTTAGGAGTCTCTATAAATAGAGTATAATCAATGAAGGTGTTAAACTAAAGACAGCATTTAACAAATTTAGTGAGTGTTATGAATACATTATACAAAACACATTTCCCTGTGGCCAGGACCAATATCTTCTTAAACGAGGACTATGGGTCAGCTCAGATATAGGGGGATAAAGGGATAAGGGATAAGAGCCCCAAAGGGGCAAAGTGCTACTAGGACAGGAGTGCCTGTCCATTGTTTTTAGGTTTAATATGTTgaattaaatactacactatatgttTTTTCTGTCTCTGTTTGGTTTAATGTTATTATGATGGACTATAAGTCATTATACTGAACCATGTACCTGTCTAACTGCACTAGCACTTTTTATGTGGTTTAAACCACTattgatatttgtatttttttgcacAAGTTCCACCagacacattatttatttattgttcacATAGCCACAACTTGTCTATTGTCATCTCGATTTTGCAGTTCAactttaatttgtgaaaattctGAGTTTAAGGAATAcacaaaactatttttctttattgGACAGTTGGCTAATATTTTTTGCTAAAGTAGTCTTTAAGCTATGCGGAAAACTCTcaagactttttttttcatttctgaaTTGGGCATTGCTGAGTTGGGCACCAGTGAGTAATTTTAAACACCATAAAAATCTATTCTCATGGGTTATAGTTCAAGGAGGTATCTTAAGCCTAAGTCTCCCTCCCTTCAGTGGCTTAAAACTAcagcgattaaaaaaaaaagtttctgtaGTTACCtattcccctcccccacccccccaacatCAAAGGAGAATGGTATACTTGTCATGTATCCTCACTACATCTACGAAATAATCTGCTGtagacatacatattatatatttggtGTCAGAGTGCTTACAATTTAGGGATGCAGTCTAGAAATGTGTTATGTGTTTGTTACAAAGTTTTAGGGTATTCAAGGGATAAGAAAGAaatcccaaatgtttcagtgtccatGTTTTGtgcatctattattattattattattattgcaatttatatagcgccaacagattccgtagcgctttacaatattaagaaggggatttaactataaataggacaattacaaataaacttacaggaacaataggttgaagaggaccctgctcgatcgagcttacattctatagatcTATATTTGAGATATGCAGTCCCAGACACCTTCGCAACACTCTGATCTACAGTTTCCAAAACACTCAACCACCCCCAAAGCTGGCTAGGTAATATGTAAATTATAGTCCATTGCAGTTGGAATATCAGGGATTTGTATAACCATGTACTACTTGCAATGTATATTGCTCTATGGAGTCTTTAACTTACTTTTGGCTTGCAAAGTCTGTTCCTGAGGAGGTCTGTGAGCTGCTTGCTTTGTACTGAAGATTCAGGGTTATGTCACTAGATGCAGCTTTGTTCACATCCGAAGAGTACAATTGCTCAGAGAGAGATGTAATTTCAGCATTGGTGGCCGCAAATACAGTAGCGACGTTTTTGGTTTCTACTGGGAAATGGGGGAACAAATGTAACAAAGATAAGTTGCCCAAAAAGTTATAAATTCTGTGAAGGAAAATTATAACATTCTTATATTTTATCCCTTGGTTTCTCAACCTTTTTGGAGTATTTAGTAATATTTAATTGAATTCAAGTACCCCTAATATGAACAGTCAATTCAACAGGTATCTTATATCATTACAGCCCCTGTAACATACAATTAACCTCTGAAAATAAGTGAGATTTGAATTAtaatctatattaaaaaaaaaaaacatggcctgAGACAAAAGGGCCTTTCCCCTATAGTCACTTGGGGACCCCAACgaccgctcatgggtggaggccAGTGGGGGACAACAGGTCGTATGTCCCCTGTTTAGTTCAATAGCCCCCACTCGTGGGGCACAGGTGGGGTCTCATGGGGGACACTATGTACCCCTGTTACTTAttttaatagatgccccaccattgGGCACTTTACTGGATTAGGGGTTGGtgggtttttacttttttttacaacagctgctcactgcttagtAAACATGCCCCTCCtcacagtatagcgagtaggggcagaatggaGATGTTAAActcccttatttactaatactaagtaatctttacttagtattagtaaagtagtctgaaagaccaattttggtTTTTCAGGCTTTTAGTAGATGGcgtcctaataccgtgggaattagggagctatataCTAAGCATCtgtaagatgcagccgcggcactgACTGGATCAGAATTTTTTattcattcaaattaaattccAAACCGAACAAAAAGTACCGAATGTCTTCCTAACACGAATTGACAAACTGTACTCATTCTGCTAGAATTAAATTCTGTAGTTTCGCCAGCATACAGACAGGATGTTTGAACGGCAAATGATGCAGCGAAGATTACGGAGGAGAGGGTGAGTGTTGTGGGAACTtttctttgaccacaggaaatggagcgaacttaagctcctcctttggtcaaagatggtcaggaaaaatacataagacaaaatagtcaatAGAAAACTAAATCAgatagaaagaaaagaagaacagatcctgagagaggaaaagaagaggaagcgattggggtAAAGTAAGtgcggcatgacagtgccgcgtTAAGTGAAAATACTAAACTTGTATCTAAGTGACTCATAGTGTAGCAATTGGCAAGGACACTAGATATTTAGCATT from Pelobates fuscus isolate aPelFus1 chromosome 1, aPelFus1.pri, whole genome shotgun sequence harbors:
- the LOC134568953 gene encoding uridylate-specific endoribonuclease D-like isoform X2 produces the protein MKTSFVALWLLPCMIYGAHVPVPKTKNVATVFAATNAEITSLSEQLYSSDVNKAASSDITLNLQYKASSSQTSSGTDFASQKLFSYVNEAKLFARPTFARFKALLDNYITITGTAESVPTAEVQEQTAFLDEVFKTTLMSKLTSFLISKGYYTSEASFKSDLKEMWFGLYTRTKGPLDSSGFEHAFHGEIHNGKISGFHNWVQLYLQEKSGQLNYLSYSVDGPWTTYPDVYGLQIRWSSYLKTLSSMFIGSSPEFELAIYTLCYVTRPDALCTVSLGGKTLQLQTYTWANSTYGSGKRYVASSYPVV
- the LOC134568953 gene encoding uridylate-specific endoribonuclease D-like isoform X1; amino-acid sequence: MKTSFVALWLLPCMIYGAHVPVPIETKNVATVFAATNAEITSLSEQLYSSDVNKAASSDITLNLQYKASSSQTSSGTDFASQKLFSYVNEAKLFARPTFARFKALLDNYITITGTAESVPTAEVQEQTAFLDEVFKTTLMSKLTSFLISKGYYTSEASFKSDLKEMWFGLYTRTKGPLDSSGFEHAFHGEIHNGKISGFHNWVQLYLQEKSGQLNYLSYSVDGPWTTYPDVYGLQIRWSSYLKTLSSMFIGSSPEFELAIYTLCYVTRPDALCTVSLGGKTLQLQTYTWANSTYGSGKRYVASSYPVV